The window AGGGCCACCAGAATATAAACGATTGCTGGCCTCTAACCCTTGTACCAGTGCTCCCAGCATCACGCCTTGGGAAAAGGCTGCGACCACAGAGCCGATAAAAAAGAAAGTGTCCCATACGTAACGATGAGAGGTGGCTTTAAAGCGAAACTCAAACGCCACCCCGCGCATGATAAGACCAAACAGCATAAAGGTCACGGGCAGATATAAGCCAGTCATAATGATGCCGTAAGCCACTGGGAAAGCAGCGAACAATCCACCGCCTCCCAATACCAGCCAAGTCTCGTTACCATCCCAGAATGGCGCGATTGAGTTCATCATTCGGCTACGGTTCTTATCAGAGCCGGCAAACGGAAATAAAATACCGCAGCCCAAATCAAAGCCATCGAGCAACACATAAATGAAGACGGATAAGGCAATTAAGCCACCCCAAATTAGGGGTAAATCTAATACATCACCATAGTTAAACATTAGCGTAACCCTCCGTCTTCTTTATCATTCGCTGGCTTATCGATATCTTCAGCTGAATCCTGTTCTACTTTTTCACTCGCATTACTATCGCCACTCAACGTACGTCCCTGACCTTCGGTGATAGAATGCTCATAGAAGTTATCATCCGCAGGATCTTCATAAGGTTGAGGTCCTTTAGCAATCAAACTTAGGATATAAAAGCTACCGGCACCAAAGACCACGATATACAACACAATGAAGCCAATGAGGGTGGTTGCAACTTGCTGCGCGGCAACCGGTGACATACTTTCAGCGGTACGAATCACCCCATATACCGTCCAAGGCTGACGACCGGTTTCGGTAACAAACCAACCTGCAAGGAGCGCGACAAAACCAAGTGGGGTCATCATCATCCAAACACGGTGGAACCATTTACTTTCAGGATTAAATTGCTGCTTTTTAAAGTATTTGTAGGCACTGAACAGACCCACAAGCACCATCAACGTACCAATACCAACCATGACCCGGAATGACCAAAATACAATAGGAACGTACGGTTGGTCTTCTGGTGCCCAATTTTTAAGCCCTTTTACTTCGCCATCTAATGAATGAGTCAAGATTAGACCCGACACATAAGGAATTTTGACTTCATAGTGGTTCTTTTGCGCTTCTTGGTCTGGAATGGCGAATAGCACCAGTGGCGCACCGCGCTCATTTTCCCAAAGACCTTCCATCGCAGCAACTTTAGCTGGTTGATGCTCAAGCGTATTCAAACCATGCATGTCACCAATCAACACCTGCGCTGGCGCGACGAAAATGGCCATAATCATCGCCATACCCAACATCACACGACCATGTTTACGGTGTTCGGGATGTTTTTTAGATTGAATATAATAAGCACCGATACCACCGATGACAAAGGCTGTGGTCAAGAACGCCGCCGTTACCATGTGTGCAAAGCGATAGGGGAAGGATGGATTAAAGATAATCTCTAACCAATCAGTTGGATAAAGTAGGCCATCAGCGCCAACCATGAAGCCTTGCGGGGTCTGCATAAAGCTATTAGCCGACAAAATCCAAAATGCTGACATTAGCGTACCAACAGCGACAATCGCAGTTGACGCAAAGTGCATACGTTTGCTAACGCGGCCCCAACCAAACAGCATAATACCCAAAAATGAAGCTTCTAAGAAAAACGCGGTTAAGACTTCATAGGCGAGCAGAGGGCCAATGACGTTACCTGCTTTATCGGAGAAAACCGCCCAGTTGGTACCGAACTGATAGGACATGACAACGCCTGATACCACCCCCATTCCGAAGACGACAGCGAATATTTTGACCCAGTGTTTATAGACTTCGGCATAAATTGGTTCACCGGTTTTGAGCCAACGATATTCTAATACAGCTAAAAAGCTGGCAAGACCGATGGTAAAGGCAGGAAATACAATATGCCATGAGATAACAAAAGCGAACTGGATACGCGCGAGCATCAGCGCATCAAGCTGGTCGATCATAAACGTAGCGAACATAAACGGTTACCCTTATCTGTTAGCTGACTAGCGCTGGCTTCCATGATACGCTCAAGTAACTGTCCGTAACCGTCCGTCATTATTCGTAGATAGGGGGGCGATAAGCATTACGGGCAATAGCCAATTGTTATTTAACTGCGAATGTTACTTAACTAAAGACCGTTTGACTAAAAATTATTTAGCCAAAAATTATTTAGCTGAAGTAATTAATTTATATCCGTATAAACTAATAAACATTTATTTATTAAGTCAATAAGATACAATTTCTTATTGTCAATATATTATGCACCACCCTAAGTGTACGTGCAAGAGACACATTTTTATGGACGCGTACCTAGCAGTCACTGATTATTGAAAACTGTGGAGAACATGGGGTTGAAAAGCAGTAACTCACTACAAAAAAATATCCCATTGTTTAATATTAGTTACTAATAATTACTGCTTATTATCACAGTAAATTACTAATAATTACATTACTGAAGACAGTAAGTTACAAGGTTAAAAAATAAGGCAATACTATTAGGTAATAAAATCACAGCAGAATATATTAAAATCTCGACGAGCTAAATGTCAGGATAGTAGACCTCTTGCAAAAGTCATAGATTAAGTTCGAAATTAACCACACCTGCAAATAGCTTCATTCTCAAATCATAACGCTGACGACGATTGCGATAGCGCTGGGCAACGATTTTAAAGAGCTTAATCAAACCTATTTTGTGCTCAACTAGAATACGGAGTTTAGCTAAATACTGGTTCACCTGTTTACAACAGTCTAGTAATTCACCACCTTTGGGCTTTTTAAAAGGTGTGAATGTTTGGTCATGAAGCTTTGCTATACCTTGATAGCCACTGTCTGCTAAGTAGCTGGTGTTTTCAGGTAGCCAATCAGGACAGGTTTCTTTATAAAGTTTAAAGTCATGCACGGCGCCTTTAGTGGTTTGAACATCAAGTATCAGACCCGTTTGCCAATGCACAATAACTTGCGCTTTTAAGGTATGTCGCTTCTTTTTGCCGCTGTAGTAGTCGCCTTGGTTTTTTTTGGACGCTCAATCGATGTTTCAGTGGCATCTATAATAACCGCTGACCAGTTAATGTCGTCAACATCGCCCCGAGGTAGCTTTTTAGGTAAGTCAAACTGACCTGATTTAATAAGAATATCTTCTACTTTACGAACCATACGACTGGCAGAAGACTCATGAATGCCAAAGTCCATACCAAGGTGATAAAGCGTTCGGTATTCACGCCAATAAGTCAATGCAAGCAGGAGCTGCGCTTCCAATCTAAGCTCGCTTGGACGACCTGATTTGGTCTTTGCTGCTTCATGTTGTTGCATGGCTTCTAACATGGCTTTAAAGGTAGTTTTATGAATACCAGTGTAGCGTTTGAAGCCTGAGTCGCTTTGCTCAATTAGTTTATTTATATTGGGCATGGCAGTTATTTGATTGTGAATGATACGGTTATTCTAATTCATGAGGCTACTTTTGCAAGAGGTCTAGTTATTACCATTCTTTATAAAAATTGTTAGTTACTGCTTTAATTGTTGATGCAAAATACGCCGTAGAGTGAGAATGGTTTGCGGGTTGGCTTGAATGCTATGACCACCGCTAATGACGGTCTCAGATGCTGCGCCATCGAGATGGGCACTACTGTAGGGCACGATGCCATCGGATAAACGTGCGGTCAGCGCTTGGCTGATATCCTCATTAACGATGACCGACGCCACAAGTGGCTTATTTGCTAACGTGCTTATGTCGGCAGCAAGGTTTACACTTGCAGTATCGACCGTAATGTTGTCATCTTCTGGCAGCGCTTGGGACAAGTCAATCTTCGCACCATTGGGCTGCATTTGTGCCAAACCTTTAGTAATGTCCGCGTCGTTATTAGCGATGATAGAGTGATAAGTAATACGATCGTTGATATTAATATTTTTAGTCAGCTGAATAAAGGACGATTTATCGCTTAGCTGACTCGCACCATTTTGTAAGTACAATGCGCCTAATGGGTTTTGTGCCAAATCGCCTTGAGTGGCAATCATTGCCAAATTATCTGTCACTGTTTTGACCAAACTTATTGGCAAATAGATGACACGGCGTAAGGCGCGAATAAACCAGCGGTCCGCATAGTCAGTACCTCGGAATGGCGCGGATAAAAATACCGCAGTATCGACTTGTGGCAGGGTCTCAAGCTCAAAGCGTTTGCCCAGTTCTGCTTGACCAAATTCCCGTTTTAGCTTGGCATCGATTTGCTGTCTATTACTGGATAACATGTTTTGATCGTCTAATGCATCAAGGTTTTGGGTCAAATTATCATCAGAAAGCATCATACGGGCGATAATAGCACCCATACTATGGCTAATAATGACGCTATTTTTGCTGGCGCGATTTTGCCCGTTAGGATCTGTTTGCTGATAAGTGGCTTTAAGTAATTTTTGAATCTGATAGCGATTTTCTAAAATAGGCAAGTTAGTAGGGTAGAAAATTTGCCATACTTGGTAGTTATCACGCAGCTTGTCATCATTAAAAATATCGTTGGTTAAATTAACCCAAGTCGCAGGGCTTGATGCCAGACCATGTATCATGACAATTACTCGCTTATCAGGGTCATACGGCTCTAGCATGAATAGTTTAGGCAAGCTGGCTTCTTGCTGACGGGTCAACAGGTTTAAATAGCCCACACCATCCAGTTGGTTTTCCGCCAGCCATAGCCCATAACCGGCTGAGAAGTTAGCCGCAAGGGGATAATCATCTCCCAAAATATTGATGTTCTCACTGCGGTAAGGATTATATAAGTGAATATCGAGCTGCTCGCTGCTGAGTACGTCAAGGACGCTGTCACCGGCAGGCTTAATCAAACCGGTCATCAATAAATGTCCGGTAGGATAGATGCGTGCGCTGGTCTCGTTATCATCCTTGCTGCTGGTGGTCTCCTTACTTAGTCTGCCTGATAGGGTTGAGACCAATAGCTGGCGGATAGTTGTGGTATAACGATCATCCAATGAAGCTACCAAGCTAATTCCCAAGCCTGGGCGCTTGCTAATTGAGTTCAGTCCGGTCAGACGCAGCTCATAAGTCGATACTAAATCTGCTAATGCAGAAGATTGTTTATTGGCGTTTTGTAGATAGTTGTTTTCGTTTGGTAGGTAAACATTAAGATTATAATCATCTACTTGCATGGTCATGACATTGATTTGGTCGGTGGACTTGCCTTGACGCGGGGTACGATTGGCAATCGTTGCTTTATTGTCATTGTTAAGCTCAGTTGTCGTTGGCAAATAACTGATTTTGGTATCTCCCATCAGCTTATGCGAGTTATCGGCTGATTTATACAACTGGGTAATGACATCGTTACTGGCAGCGTTATAGATATCTTGGGTTTGGATATCAATGTCGCTTGGAATGCGGTTTTGCTGGCGAGTCCTGCTTTTTCCTGACTCTGCCCCTTCAAAATCATGGGCTAAGCTATCGTAAAACAGATAAGTATAACTGAACTTAATAGCATCAAATAGTCGTCCTTGATAGCCAATCAAACAACGACTGGTATTGTTCTGCTGAGTTTCAGCCTGACTATCGGTTAGAGAGGCATTGGCATAATAAGGGTCAAGCGGCGGGCGGGCAAGCGCATCACGGCATTCTTGAGATTTTGCCAGTTCGCGCGCTTTGGCATAGTGTAGTTCCGAGAAAATCGCCAATGCTGGCCGATAATGTTCATTGAGCATACTGTCAGTAAGCTGTTCTAAACACAGATCAAAGTATTGCATACAGGCTTGTTCATTGAGACCTGCTGATAATAAGGTCGAGGCGGTGTCGCTACTGAGCTTATTATCAGTAACAATATTGCCACGCTGAGCAGAAATAGTCTTTGCTGAGGCTTGCTTATCCACAGAGACTGTACTACAGGCCGGCAATAGTACTATCGCCACTACTAACGCTATCAGGGCAGCGATAAACGTTGGCTTTTTATGAGCGTGGGCCGCTGAAGTGGTAACAAGGCGGGCAGAAGTCATAGATGGTCTCAGTAAATGATAGTTATGAGTCAGCAATTAGCTTGTTATGCGTGTACAAGAATGAGTGTAGCGTAACTTTTGTTATTACACTATTTTATTTAAAGCCTGTTGTCTGAAGCTTGTGAACTCAAAACTGCCGTTTAATACTTAATATGTTCATTCCACTGCTCTAGTCGCAAGCACTCACGCCCTAATATAAAAGAAAATAA of the Psychrobacter sp. LV10R520-6 genome contains:
- a CDS encoding cytochrome ubiquinol oxidase subunit I, which encodes MFATFMIDQLDALMLARIQFAFVISWHIVFPAFTIGLASFLAVLEYRWLKTGEPIYAEVYKHWVKIFAVVFGMGVVSGVVMSYQFGTNWAVFSDKAGNVIGPLLAYEVLTAFFLEASFLGIMLFGWGRVSKRMHFASTAIVAVGTLMSAFWILSANSFMQTPQGFMVGADGLLYPTDWLEIIFNPSFPYRFAHMVTAAFLTTAFVIGGIGAYYIQSKKHPEHRKHGRVMLGMAMIMAIFVAPAQVLIGDMHGLNTLEHQPAKVAAMEGLWENERGAPLVLFAIPDQEAQKNHYEVKIPYVSGLILTHSLDGEVKGLKNWAPEDQPYVPIVFWSFRVMVGIGTLMVLVGLFSAYKYFKKQQFNPESKWFHRVWMMMTPLGFVALLAGWFVTETGRQPWTVYGVIRTAESMSPVAAQQVATTLIGFIVLYIVVFGAGSFYILSLIAKGPQPYEDPADDNFYEHSITEGQGRTLSGDSNASEKVEQDSAEDIDKPANDKEDGGLR
- a CDS encoding esterase/lipase family protein, which gives rise to MTSARLVTTSAAHAHKKPTFIAALIALVVAIVLLPACSTVSVDKQASAKTISAQRGNIVTDNKLSSDTASTLLSAGLNEQACMQYFDLCLEQLTDSMLNEHYRPALAIFSELHYAKARELAKSQECRDALARPPLDPYYANASLTDSQAETQQNNTSRCLIGYQGRLFDAIKFSYTYLFYDSLAHDFEGAESGKSRTRQQNRIPSDIDIQTQDIYNAASNDVITQLYKSADNSHKLMGDTKISYLPTTTELNNDNKATIANRTPRQGKSTDQINVMTMQVDDYNLNVYLPNENNYLQNANKQSSALADLVSTYELRLTGLNSISKRPGLGISLVASLDDRYTTTIRQLLVSTLSGRLSKETTSSKDDNETSARIYPTGHLLMTGLIKPAGDSVLDVLSSEQLDIHLYNPYRSENINILGDDYPLAANFSAGYGLWLAENQLDGVGYLNLLTRQQEASLPKLFMLEPYDPDKRVIVMIHGLASSPATWVNLTNDIFNDDKLRDNYQVWQIFYPTNLPILENRYQIQKLLKATYQQTDPNGQNRASKNSVIISHSMGAIIARMMLSDDNLTQNLDALDDQNMLSSNRQQIDAKLKREFGQAELGKRFELETLPQVDTAVFLSAPFRGTDYADRWFIRALRRVIYLPISLVKTVTDNLAMIATQGDLAQNPLGALYLQNGASQLSDKSSFIQLTKNININDRITYHSIIANNDADITKGLAQMQPNGAKIDLSQALPEDDNITVDTASVNLAADISTLANKPLVASVIVNEDISQALTARLSDGIVPYSSAHLDGAASETVISGGHSIQANPQTILTLRRILHQQLKQ
- a CDS encoding transposase family protein, with amino-acid sequence MPNINKLIEQSDSGFKRYTGIHKTTFKAMLEAMQQHEAAKTKSGRPSELRLEAQLLLALTYWREYRTLYHLGMDFGIHESSASRMVRKVEDILIKSGQFDLPKKLPRGDVDDINWSAVIIDATETSIERPKKTKATTTAAKRSDIP